Part of the Flavobacterium sp. KS-LB2 genome is shown below.
TGCGATACTTCATACTATTAAATTCTAAAATATTATTGGTCGATTTCAACCCTTCAACAGCTTCTTGCCCGCCCAATCCTTTCAATAATATTTTTTCTGCATTAAAAAAGCGAACTTCCTTTTTATCTTCTAAACTAAACAAAATGGTTTCGGCTACGCCAGTATCCAATAAAAAATTCAATTCTACTCCATTTACTTTTATAGGTACAAAGACTAAATTATTAATCAATTTAAAAGGTACGCTAATTTTATTCTTATTTTCATCAAACTGAAATCCTTGTTGCGCAAAAACAAAGCAAGTAAACAAGTGCAGGAGAATTATAATTATTGTTTTTTTCATTATTAATCTTTTACATAAAAATACTAAAAAAATCATATCAAAAATGCAGATTTAACAATATATACGCATATTGATTGTAATAAATTCGAAAAAAAAATTGCAAATTTGCAATTCAATAATTAAGACTATGCCAAAAATATCAAACAAAGGCAAACAAATGCCGGAATCGCCAATACGAAAATTAGTTCCATACTCAGAAATAGCGAAAAAAAAAGGACATAAAGTATACCACTTAAACATTGGCCAACCGGATATCAAAACTCCCGAAGTTGCCATGAATGCAGTTAAAAATATTGATTTAACTATTTTGGAATACAGCCATTCTGCTGGGAACGAAAGTTATAGAAAAAAATTATCAGCTTATTACACCAATCAAGGTATTTCAGTAAATATTGAAGATATCATTATTACTACTGGTGGATCAGAAGCCCTAATGTTTGCTATGGGAAGCACCATGGATCAAGGTGATGAAATCATTATCCCAGAACCATTTTACGCGAATTATAATGGATTTTCAACTGCTTCTGGAGTAACTGTAGTTCCTGTAATTTCGACTATTGAAACTGGTTTTGCATTACCTGCAATAGAAGATTTTGAAAAACTTATTACTCCAAAAACTAAAGCTATCCTAATTTGCAACCCAGGAAACCCAACTGGATATTTATATTCGAAAGAAGAAATCATGCAACTGGCAGCATTAGTAAAAAAACATGATTTATTCTTAATTTCTGACGAAGTATATCGTGAATTCACCTATGATGGTGATATTCATTATTCAGTGATGAATGTTCCCGGACTCGAAGAATACGCAATTATGATTGATTCGGTTTCTAAAAGATACAGTATGTGTGGGGCAAGAATAGGATGTATTGTTTCTAAAAACAAAGAAGTAATGGCTACCGCAATGAAATTTGCGCAAGCAAGATTAAGTCCGCCAACTATTGAACAAATTGCAAGTGAAGCGGCTCTTGATACTCCAAAAAGTTATTTTGATGAAGTAATTTCAGAATACAGAGAACGCAGAGACACTTTAGTAACGGAGTTGAACAAAATTGAAGGCGTTATTGTATCAAAACCAAAAGGTGCTTTTTATTGTATTGCACAACTTCCAGTTGACAATGCTGATAATTTTGCACAATGGCTATTAGAAACCTATGATTTGAATGGTGAAACTGTAATGGTAGCTCCAGCTGCCGGGTTTTATTCGACTCCAGGAATGGGATTAAATCAGGTTCGAATTGCTTATGTATTAAAAAAAGAAGACTTAATAAGTGCGGTATCAATTTTGAAAGCAGCAATTCCTGTTTACAATGCAACGCAATCAAAAAACTAATTTAAGCTTTGCTTTTTTAGTGCTAAACTGACACCTAAAACATCCCTATTGTATCAAAAGGCAATAACTATTGAAGTTATTGCCTTTTGATTTTTAAAACTAAAAAAAACTAGCCTGTGACTTTGTAGCCTATAAAGTCATCATTAAATAGTATGCGCTTTAGAAATTCTTTAATTTTTATTATTTATCTTTACGCCTTAAATATATACACCCACAATAATAGTTGCTTTTAATGATAAAAAACGAAGAATTTCAAGACGAAATAGGAGATAATCATGTAAGTTTATCCGCAAAAAATCCAGTAAGAGATGATGCTTTTGATATTACTGATGATGAAAAAATTGAGAAAATAAAAAAAGACGTTGAGAGTATTCTACTAACACTAGGAATGGACTTGACTGATGATAGTTTAAAAGGCACGCCCAATCGTGTAGCAAAAATGTTTGTAAAAGAAATTTTTGGCGGTTTAAATCCTGCAAAAAAACCAAAAGCATCTACGTTTGACAATAATTACAAATACGGCGAGATGTTAGTAGAAAAAAACATTATTGTTTATTCTACTTGTGAACATCATTTATTACCAATCATTGGAAGAGCTCATGTCGCTTACATTTCAAATGGAAGCGTAATTGGGTTGTCTAAGATGAATCGTATTGTTGAATATTATGCCAAAAGACCTCAGGTACAAGAGCGTTTAACGATGCAAATTGTTCAGGAATTACAACAAGCATTAGGAACTGAAGATGTTGCTTGTGTAATTGACGCCAAACACCTTTGCGTTAATTCAAGAGGAATCAGTGATATCGAGAGTAGCACTGTAACATCCGAATTTGGTGGAAAATTTAAAGATAATGTAACTCGCAGAGAGTTTTTGGATTATATCAAATTAGAAACAAAGTTCTAAAATAGAAATAAATTTCACAGTATCGATAAGCCCTAGCCCTGATGGAAGCGGTATCCTTTTTATGGTTTCTTTGCCATAAAAAGATTAAGCGTAAAGCAGGAATAAGCTCCTAAAAAATAAAAAATGCCATTATATAGTAGCCAAAATCTAAAAATATACAATTCTCTTTCGGGAGAAAAAGAAATTTTCACACCAATACATGAAGGAAATGTAGGAATGTACGTTTGCGGACCTACGGTTTACAGCAATGTGCATCTTGGAAATGTGCGTACCTTCATGTCCTTTGATGTGATTTTTAGGTATTTTTTGCATTTGGATTACAAAGTGCGCTACGTCCGAAACATTACTGATGTAGGGCATATTGTGGATGATGTAGATGAAGGGGAAGATAAAATTGCAAAAAAAGCGCGTTTAGAGCAGCTAGAACCTATGGAAGTAGTGCAACGCTATACGGTGGATTTTCATGATATTTTAAATGAATTTAATTTCTTACCGCCAAGTATTGAACCAACAGCAACAGGTCATATTATTGAGCAAATTGAGATTATTAAAACCATCATCGACAAAGGAATTGGTTATGAAGCCAATGGATCTGTTTATTTTGATGTGGTAAAATTTAATGAAACCAATCATTACGGACGATTAAGTGGCCGTAATATTGAGGATATGCTCGCAAACACCCGTGATCTTGACGGACAAAGTGATAAGAGAAATCCTCAAGATTTTGCACTATGGAAAAAAGCAGAACCACAACATATCATGAGATGGCCTTCGCCGTGGAGTGATGGATTTCCAGGGTGGCATCTGGAGTGTACGGCAATGAGTACGAAATATTTAGGCAATCATTTTGATATTCACGGAGGTGGAATGGATTTGAAATTTCCACATCATGAATGTGAAATCGCTCAAAATGAAGCCTGTACAGGTCAAACTCCTGTTAATTATTGGATGCATGCCAATATGCTTACATTGAACGGTAAAAAAATGGCTAAGTCTACCGGTAATAACATTTTACCAAGGGAAATATTGACGGGAGAAAACACCATTTTAAGTAAAGCCTTTTCAGCATCGGTAGCACGATTTTTTATGTTGCAAGCACATTACAGAAGTATTCTTGATTTTTCTGATGATGCCATAGTTGCTGCAGAGAAAGGATACAAACGATTGATGGAAGCAATGCATTCGTTTAAGGATATCACTGCTGACGCAAAAAGCACTCTGGATATCTCTACATGGAAACAATTGTGTTATGATGCCATGAATGATGATTTCAATACTCCAATTTTAATTGCGCAGTTATTTGAAGGTGTCCGTTTTATCAATTTATTGAAAGACGGGAAAGAAACATTGAATACCGAGGATTTAAATTCTTTTGAAAAAGCAATGAACGGTTTTGTTTTTGAAGTACTAGGATTGGAAGATGAAAAAGTTTCTGATAGCAGTAATGACAAATTAGAAGGAACAGTTAATATGCTTATTGACATGAGAAAACAAGCCCGTGACAATAAGAATTTTGCACTGTCGGACCAAATAAGAGATCAGCTAATCGCATTAGGAATTCAGCTAAAAGACGGAAAAGAAGGAACTACTTTTAGCATTTAGTTTTTTCTTACCAAGTAACT
Proteins encoded:
- a CDS encoding pyridoxal phosphate-dependent aminotransferase, which gives rise to MPKISNKGKQMPESPIRKLVPYSEIAKKKGHKVYHLNIGQPDIKTPEVAMNAVKNIDLTILEYSHSAGNESYRKKLSAYYTNQGISVNIEDIIITTGGSEALMFAMGSTMDQGDEIIIPEPFYANYNGFSTASGVTVVPVISTIETGFALPAIEDFEKLITPKTKAILICNPGNPTGYLYSKEEIMQLAALVKKHDLFLISDEVYREFTYDGDIHYSVMNVPGLEEYAIMIDSVSKRYSMCGARIGCIVSKNKEVMATAMKFAQARLSPPTIEQIASEAALDTPKSYFDEVISEYRERRDTLVTELNKIEGVIVSKPKGAFYCIAQLPVDNADNFAQWLLETYDLNGETVMVAPAAGFYSTPGMGLNQVRIAYVLKKEDLISAVSILKAAIPVYNATQSKN
- the folE gene encoding GTP cyclohydrolase I FolE, producing MIKNEEFQDEIGDNHVSLSAKNPVRDDAFDITDDEKIEKIKKDVESILLTLGMDLTDDSLKGTPNRVAKMFVKEIFGGLNPAKKPKASTFDNNYKYGEMLVEKNIIVYSTCEHHLLPIIGRAHVAYISNGSVIGLSKMNRIVEYYAKRPQVQERLTMQIVQELQQALGTEDVACVIDAKHLCVNSRGISDIESSTVTSEFGGKFKDNVTRREFLDYIKLETKF
- the cysS gene encoding cysteine--tRNA ligase gives rise to the protein MPLYSSQNLKIYNSLSGEKEIFTPIHEGNVGMYVCGPTVYSNVHLGNVRTFMSFDVIFRYFLHLDYKVRYVRNITDVGHIVDDVDEGEDKIAKKARLEQLEPMEVVQRYTVDFHDILNEFNFLPPSIEPTATGHIIEQIEIIKTIIDKGIGYEANGSVYFDVVKFNETNHYGRLSGRNIEDMLANTRDLDGQSDKRNPQDFALWKKAEPQHIMRWPSPWSDGFPGWHLECTAMSTKYLGNHFDIHGGGMDLKFPHHECEIAQNEACTGQTPVNYWMHANMLTLNGKKMAKSTGNNILPREILTGENTILSKAFSASVARFFMLQAHYRSILDFSDDAIVAAEKGYKRLMEAMHSFKDITADAKSTLDISTWKQLCYDAMNDDFNTPILIAQLFEGVRFINLLKDGKETLNTEDLNSFEKAMNGFVFEVLGLEDEKVSDSSNDKLEGTVNMLIDMRKQARDNKNFALSDQIRDQLIALGIQLKDGKEGTTFSI